In Phaseolus vulgaris cultivar G19833 chromosome 3, P. vulgaris v2.0, whole genome shotgun sequence, the sequence TCCACAGATCGTCCACACCATACGTTTCAACCTAGCCTTCACCATAGCTCATATATAAGATGCAAACTCTCTTCATTCTCAACCACATAACAACATTCAACATACAATGGCTGTAGTGTTCTGGACATTGGCTTTAGTATGCCTCTGCTTCCAGCTACCTTCCAATGCCCAAGCACCTGCAACCCTGCCCCCAGTTCAGTTGCCACCTGCAACCCCAGCTGCAACATCTCCCTCTTCTAGCACGCCACCGGTGGTAACACAACCACCAACAGTGGTGGCATCCCCTCCCACCGTAAGCACGCCGCCAGCGACATCCCCGCCACCTCCAATTGTAGCTCCCGTGACACCACCAGCTCCCAAGGTTGCACCAGCTTCAACTCCCACAGCCCCACCACCCCCAACTCCACCAAAAGCATCTCCTGTCTCACCTCCCACATCACCACCCCCACTACCGCCACCACCAGTTGCTACACCACCACCAAAGATAGCCCCAACACCAGCCATAACACCCCCAGCTCCTGCACCAGTAAGTGCAACACCAGCACCTGCACCTTCAAAGTCAGCACCAACTCCGTCTCCTGTTCCTCCACCACCAACACTGGCACCAACACCAGTAGTAGAGGTACCAGCACCGGCACCATCATCCCATAAACACAGAAGGCACAGGCACAGGCACAGGAGACATCAAGCACCAGCTCCAGCACCAACAATTATCCGCAAAAGTCCCCCAGCACCACCTGATTCCACAGCAGAATCAGACACAACACCAGCACCATCACCAAGTCTGAATCTGGTAATATTTTGTCTAGTGAATACCAAATTACAAATCATATATGGATATTTGCCATATTTACCAATGTGTCTCATCATTATCACACTtttgatcatattttttttctcctttcacAGAATGCTTCTCCATCAAAGCACCAGCAAGGGAGAAATATATGGGCAACAGCTGGACTTGCAGTTGCTGTTTTGCTGGCTGTCACCGGCTACAGCTGCTAGCAGTCTCATGGTGACCAAGGATTCACTTTAATGAGTTATTTGGTttgcaaaatataaaatttttaatgTGCATAGATCTAAATAATGAGAATCTATACCTATGATTCTTATCTTTTTTTTGTTGTGATCTTTGCTCAGAACTATTAATGAATATGCATTTTTGAATTATTGAAATAATCAGGAAATGTCAAACAAAATGTCTCTAGTCTTATAACATCAAACTCGATCAGTTTCTGAGTCTGTTTATTTTCTCCCCAATGTTATACTCAGACGTCCAAGAATTTCAACTAATTTGTATATCCTGCACAtttttttcatgagaaaaaacaataaataaatatagattacTTAAAGAGTGATCAAACTCTTATACAAAGAATTAAGAAGAGGGATGACACCTTATAGTAAGGTGAAATGTCAATTACTAACACAAAATAAGAATTTGCATagcaaaattttagaaaatatgccTATAAAGAATAAAGTAAAGCATGAGAAAATAATATGGCCATCATCAAAATGAAAAGCATACTCAGGAACACAAGATTAGAAGGTAGCCACAGAAAAAGGGCTGCTAGGCTAAGAACATGAACATGAATGAACTTTTAACACCTGCATATATCCAATACATCGGTCATTTCAAAAGTTATTTGAACTTTCAGAACAAGCTCACACGCAGCAATGCAATCCACTAACTTCCTTTGTATGAACCAAACTCAAATCCAGAAGAAatactattataaaattattaaatatgaaccaattttagagataaaataattagttgttatattaactaaattagatattattttatatactaaaataaattattgatatctaaactaattttcatcattaataaataatttttaaattagtatctaactagctaccaagattttaattaccaattatttagattctaaagttggtagctaaaacattaataactagttaaatattaatttaaaaattatttatcaataatagaaattaatttaaatatcaataatttttttagtttctaagataatatctaatttaattaatataacaattaattatttttagtaaatttatttctcttttaagATTTTTATGCTGAAAATTTACTTTTCTTCTCTTCaagcaaaaataaaattgatattccattttaatatttatagaaTAAAGATATGGTGCAAACTGGTGGAGGGTAGATGTGCCAACAAAGATAGTTTAAACCAATATTTGGACGAACTTTTTAATAAGcacttttagaaaaaaatttaaataaaataaatccataagataaaattatcttattcataaactaaaattaacttgTTCATAAGCTAATTTGTAAATTTGTTTTCATATTAACGTATCAAAATATAGATTTTCAAACTTATGTACAAGTTAATTTTAATGTATGGACGaacttattttacttttatctatttattgtctttttttaattatttatgaataaatttgttgaaaaaacattttaattaaaataaactattttacgTGAAAAAATAATTCTTGATGATTATTATACTTACATTAATatgaacaattttatttttaattaaatatataaatataaaattcattctaacattttttttttatctacgcTTTTTAACTTCTTACAATCCGGAAAACTCTCAATTTAATAACTTTGATGATTAAGATTTCACTAATAAGTATTAATAAACAACAAATGTGAAgggaaattaaaagaaaaggaagaaccTTAagtaaaaagagagaaaatggCCTCCTAGCAGCTACATTctttaaaaatctttttaaagcCTCAAaacttattttacttttatctatttattggctttttttatgaatattttttttaaatcaacatTTTAAACTATCttaggtaaaaaaaaatgaattcttgatgatattataattacatcaatataaacaattttattttcaattaaacacacacacacacacatatatatatataatactctTCACTTAACAATAACTTTGATGACAAAGtgtgaaagaaaaattaaaaggaaCAGAGAGATTAGCTATTACTGTTTTGTTAGCTGTAACTGGCTACAGCTGCTGCTGGCAATCTCATAGTAACCATGGATTCGTTTTAATGAGGAATTTTGTttgcaaaatataaaattatttcaggTGCACAGATATGAATAATGAGAATCTATAACTATGATTCTTTCCTTTAATCAGCCCAAATGTCTCTACTTTTTTAGGTTATTACATCAAACTCGGTCACTTTCTGAGTCGATGTTTATTTTCTCCCGAAAGTCATACTCTGTGATAAGTCCAAGGTTATCAACTAATTTGTGATGCCGTAGACATCCTGCACACTAGTAagatgaaatttaaattatttacataGAATAAGTGTTctcataatattaattttacaaaatatccATATAGAGagtgagaaaataaaataaggtTTCCAAAACCAAAAAAGCATACTTAGCAACGCAAGATTAAAAGGTAACCACATTACTGGCCGCAACACCATGGACACAAATTAACTTTAACACTTGCATTCATGATTCAATGCATTAGGCATTCCATAAGTTATTAAATTTTCAGAACAAGCACGAAATCCAGTTATTTCCCTTGTATGATCAGCACAAACACAAATTGCAAAAATGGCTgggaaatttattttattgtagcAAAAATTGGTGTTCCACGTTAATAATTTACAGAATAAAGATATGATCTGTATTAATATGCCAAATACGCATAAACGTGGAGTTCATATGGCACGTAGCTAAAAGCGGAGTTGGAGCTTGGCAATGCAGTTGATCTTCTTGCAGCTGAGAGAGATGCTGGAATTGAACGAAGTTGATTCCCCCGTATTGGACAGAAAGAACCTTCTATAAGGATGTGAGAGAAAGCCCTCAAGTTGAGTAAGAGAAGTTAAAGTTTCAAACCAGTAAAGTCTGTTAGTGGAAGAGTTAACTCAGATTTGTTAATCAATTATTTCTTTTGGAAACAACCAAAAAAAGGGTTGCTTGTAGTGGTGGGCAAGGCAGGTATGTCATAAAGGGGAAGCTTTCAAGCGGGGGAGCTGGGCTGTGAAACTCAATCTCCATAATCAAAGACAAGGAAATCAACTTCACTAGATGGTGATCTACTTGATTCTTTCTTTCACCTACTGGTGGTTAGTCTTGCCCAGGGAACAATGCGCCTCCATCTATAGACCTTGAAATAATGGCAGTTAGTTGCTCTCAGTGACCAAGTCTCAAAACAGATTCCCAATTCCATCTTTAGTGACTGCAGGCAAGACTCCTGCCTGCGGTCACTAAAGATGAAGTCACTAAAGAGAGACCGGTGCAGGAGACTTGACAAGATGCCTGACTTCAAGGGAGTTAAGCCAACTATTATCTAGAGGAGACGAGAAGAGAACTGACCGATAGGAAGGGATAGAGATAGGTGTCAACAATTCCATTGCTAGGCTTTCGAGCAACAGAAAATATCAAGATTGAACTTATTAACAGAAAGGACCAATTGACTGAAATGGATGGGAAAATCAAGAAGCCAGCACTAGAACGAGTTCAACTGCTTGACCACCGGGATAGTCTTCCGCTGACTTCGTGTACGAGGAATTAACGGAAGAAACAAATTGCAACTCAATTCTTTGTGACATTGAGGTTGAGGAGCAATCCGTGATAAAAAGCAGAAGATGAAGCAACTCTTTATCAATCTCCTAGCTTGGAAATGAACTCTGCATCAAGCATTCTATTGCAAGTGTTCAAATCTCTATGAATTCTCTCACATTATGCAGATATTAAAACGCAACTTCGAGAACTATATTCAACCTTAGCTTCTAGAAGAGGATAATTGTAGAACTCGTGTTCTTGTGAAGGACTTTGTCTAGGCTACTACGTTGTAAGTGGTCATGGACCAGGGCTACTTTGATCCTTCACATAACCATCCTTGAAGATGAACCTAATTATTTCTTGTGCCTTAATCAGCCTTGCAAATTTCGTGATAAAAGGATTTCTTGTACACTCAATCCTTGCACAACATGTCTTATGAAATAAATCTTCTTCAAAAGTTATGTTTGGGACAATGCCTTATGATATCATACTAAGGTTGCACAACATGTCTTTTCCCCCTCCCTTGTCGGGAGATCCCTGTCCCCAATCCCACACTTAATCATCTAAAGAAGACCAATCATGAGgcataaacatataaaaaaatttaatcaaattgaACAATGGCGAACCGTGAAAACagtattaaaagaaaaaaagagaatgcCAACACCTTTTAGACAATAAATGTTAAAATCATTATAAATGTTCACAAAGACTCGAGAAATAATAGATACCTGAACAAAAACAGCACCCCTTTCATACGCTAGCCGGTTCACAAGCCTCTTTGTTCTTTCCCCACATACGCCACATGTAAACTGTACAAGCAAACTTCTTCTTGGAAGATTCAAGTCAATAGTAGCACCCTGCAAATGCAATGCATATGTATCAATATCAAAAGCTATAGAAAGAAATTAATATTTGGGAGGAAGATCATCCAACATGATCTCTACCATCGAGAAAGATACAATCAAAACCGCATGTCCATAACAACTAATCAAAAAATAAGTTTGCCTTCAGAATATCATTATGGAGGAAACTAAAAGCTActctttttattttagatttacaACTACATAATGAAGTGATAGACAGTCAATAACAAGAATGAGCCATACCCTGGTAGATGGGAAAAATTAATTGAGACACATAGAAAATATTTAAGGTTAGAAAACAGAGTTAAAACAAGATCacatttttgtaataattatttaaacacaaatttaacaaaatataacCAAAAATAGTCAAAATACAACCTCAGGCAGAAAATTCCAAAAACCAAAAACCATACAAGTAACTcgttttctcttccttttttaTGAGTTTAATTTACATGCACTTTCAAGGTAATAAATCTTTACAGAGACATTAAATAAGAATCATCCCATcgttatattatatttaagaatagGATAACATAGTAAAATGTGCAAATGTTATCAGATATATATGAAGCAAGTTCTATACTTACTACGGATATATATTAAATTCTTTGTtaatttataacaaaatatcacttactaaaactattttattaaaataactttaccaagaaaaatgtaattatttgaggacaaattaataataatattgatataataaaataactCACTGACCGCTTCAGAATTGGGTGATTCTGGTTCTGGGGCAGTTTCAGAATCATCACCAATCAACCCATGTACTCTAAACACTCGACGAGCAAGCGATGGTGCTGCCACTGTTGCACAAAATCTTGACCTAAAGAAAAATGTTAGGGTTcaaattgaaaagaaagaaaaggggTTTTGAATAGAAATCTAACCTGAAGAGGGTATTAGAAGGATTGAAGCAGAGAGAATGAACATGCTTAGGGGTTTTGAGAGAGAGAGGAGGGACGAACACAGTGCCACAGTACAGTGCGCTTGCCGCCATTGATCATTCGTTTGTATGAAACAACTCTCACGGAGTGAGTTTGTGAAAAATAGACGATGATGCAGTGATTTTTGAACTCTATTATCTtcattttgcttttattttaaattttaaattccattttatatattttttaaataataatgcttgaattttttttatattatcattaaaattattaattggaAATATAATTTGtgttcaaaaatattattttcgttataaattttaatcaaataacaataataaacatttatttttgaGTTTCAAACTTTcatgtttttaaattaaaaaaatattttcaaaatacacagggaaatacaaaatatataaaagggtttgttttaaatattattaaataaaagttgttCGAATTATGAAGTTAGgagttttatgaaaaaataatgtaatttagATGTCGTTAGTTTCTAAGGTAATAGTTGTAAtatgatttaattaaattttatttttatggtaAGGGATGAAAATGTTGTAATtggatataaaaatattaatacttaTATGTTTTGTTGTACACGTTTAATCAAAATAACTTAGGTTCTTTGATATTTTTgctaaccattttttttatggtgcttaaataataaagttttaaaatgaTCATTTTCAAACATACTTTTATTAGATCAggttttcttaaatatttttattaaaaactcattaaaaaaaataaaaaaattagaacaaGTTTGATGTGGTTTCAAACTTTATCGCTAAATTTTCATTATAGTTGATTATTTTAGGAATGGGTACGAATACAATAAACAAAGAATCAAACTTTATAACTCATTCTATTTTCATGAAtcatagaaaaaataaagaaaaggataaaaactttgtatttttcttttagaaGGTTCTTCTTTGACAAACATTGTCTCTTAAGCTCCCTCTTTAATATaacctcattttttttattgtgaaatATATGTAGacaatatcatttttattattaatgatgaAAATTTCTTGCTAAGTTAATGTAGAATGAGTTTAACTAAAATACGAGGagtatattgaattttttttaggatttcaaataaaaataaatgaaatatgatatctacattcattaaataaaatatgtaaaagaaCTTAAGAAGAAGTTTATGTCAGATGATAAAGAAATTAAGACATCCATGCATTCAACGACCTCATTAGATCTAATCGAAGATTCAAAGTAAGTAAACTATgtcatttattattatatgattGATTCACTCTTTCTAATCTAACCTCTTAACACTAgataaacaaattttttattatctcATTTGAATGACTAGCCTCAATGCTTTAATTGAATATAAATGAAATATGGATAAATATAATTTCACTTTATTATCGATGGTGtgatcatttaatattttttttaactttttaatatattattgatttttCTTGTTACTATGTAGACACGGTCAATAAATGGAGACAATTTCACATTAGATAGATCACCATTAAcctttttaatacatttataatAGGGTAATTATTGACATTTTTGGTTCCTAATAGTTTTTCTACAATTTCTTTtccaatatttttttgttctttttttttgaACATGAAACCAAATATTTAAGATAATTTAAGAATTATTCTTATTAGagataactaaaaaaaaaactagtggGAATGAAAAGCAAAATCCAATTATTaccaaagaaaaagaaactttTTTTAACACTTAAAACAAAATGTGGAATAATAGATAGATTCCCATTTCACTTGGGAGTGGATTCACTTAATTCAAAATGcacttgaaaaaaataaaagaatggaTAAACCCTAATTCAGTGTATGATATAGCTTTGGTGGGTTCTTGATTACACTGTGGATGATGACAACACTGAAACATTGGTACACTTCATGTAAAATATTTGGACCAATTGTACGAGGTTAAGATCTATTCCTATCTTTAAACCCTTATCCTCTTCAACTTTTATGCCCTCTTAACAAACAACACAATTACAAAATCCAACCAATAGGGTTTCTAAACACTTGTGCTACTATTGTATAAACCACTTTCACATTTTGATGCTTAATTGGTTCACATAGCTACTTGTACTTATTTATAAAACATTCAACACTTTGATTATAGGTATTCCTCCATAGTTTAAGTACAATGTAtaatcttttttcttcttcttcataatAACTGAAAattatagaattttataataattattttaaaaataatgtttacaATTACTTTTAATCATTGAGAATTAATATAAAAGCTTGGCACAAATAATGTATCAACATTAATTGGTTCTTTTATTGAATGGACATTTGCAAAGTTATTTTCAGAAGAATAAAGTTTTTTTGATACTTAAAAAACAACCACTCtataactgtttttttaataaaatattattttataataaaataataatttttataattgttaaGTAAATGAAACTAGTAtaaagatatatatatttttttaaataatatgaatgaacactatttttttattgaatattttttgtttgaacCTAACTCAACTCTTATGTCCGTTTGTTTTCAAGTAAAGAAAGGAGAGTGTTTACTCTGCAGGAAGAAAACacataattaagaaaataaaatgttaaaaattacaaaaaatagaAATGTTTTCACTTTTATAATTGACTCTATTACACTCAAattattatacatttttatgtaaactaaaattacaatctaagcacaaaaaatataaacaaaattataaaaataataattattaaaaaataataaaattaatcatattataaatataatagattatatattatatttcaattaaaggaaataatattttaattaaaaataattataatctaaaaaaataatcaaattaattttttaataatttttaaatataagaataattttgtaaatttatatttttatcaattaaaacaaaatacaatttcaatcacaTGAATCAGatcactcacaaattttcataaactttaTCTACACTTCTCACTCTTCTATTTACCCTAATCTAAGCAACCccactttctttacactttctctTCAAATTATCTCAAATCCATTTTTTCAAATCTAGtgtctaatccaaacaaaatattaatgttattaaggaGATTGATTAGAGCTTGGTGAATTCAAAATCATTCAATCATATTCCTAAAGCATATTAAACCTTAACAAATTTATTGGAGGACATGCTTTTTTGCTTTCCCTCTTTAATTGTAAATTATGCATAATGTGGGATGATAATAAGGGGTCTAAAAAGTACATGACAAAGTGGAACAAcactttttcattaattttctatttcatgttattgaaaaattgtatatatatatatagaattgAGGATGATATCAGgcaaataaagcaaatgagATAATCAAGTTGATCAATATTACATCAACTTGAAGAAAGACAACGAATCTTCTCCTTGAAATACTTGTCTGGAAGCATCCCCTACCCTCGAATAAATCACCCAATGACtttattattaatcttcatcatcAACTTCATGAAAAGGAAATGGTACTATCTTCACTGCTCTAAACTTGCCAGCATTATTTAGATGCTCATTCTCCAATCTGCaccaacaaaatattatttattatatatgtttttctgCAAAGTTCATATCACTGATAGACAGTTTGTAATGCTAAAACAAATCTTGTATTAAACTTGATCTTAGATTTAGCTGAGATGTAAAGTTACGAAGTGATATCtaacataaaagtttttataaaaaaaaaaacttttctgAGAATGTTTTTGATCATCCTATTTTTGGCAGAAGGACTAATTTTGACAGAAGTTTGAGAAACATAGCTCATAGCAGACAAAATTTATGCATGCATGTTGTGTCAGGAGTGAAAATAAATGCATGTTAACTCATTATTTACCTGAAGAAATTCCATAGCCCCCGTCTAATAACTTCAAGAGATGCTAAAAATAAGCATGTAACTCGATAATCAACATTTTCAAAACTTGAATGAAGGACAGTTTGCAACCAAGCAAGCCTCAGAATAAGATTTAACCCCTGCATAAATTGCCAAAGTTTTTCATGGTCAATGTCTGAAAGTGGAGGGCCCATGTTTGTAAATCtgaaaggaaataataatttgCTCCTATAATGTGTGGTTTTAGTATCAGGAGAAATATAACcatcttttgttatttttttgtccttttttGATTTAGATTTGGAATCTCACTTTAATTTGTGTAATGGCCTTATCAGCATTTCTTTTGAGAATATGTTTATTCTCCACTTTGTGACTTTCTATTATCATGAAAAACTAATAGtatggtttttgttttttttttggtttagactatgaTAATTAGCAAGTTTGTCTAATTTTGATTATGAAGGTAGCTTTTGGGTGCCAATGGGCCACACTACAGGGTCCTAAGTGAATTAGAGAGAGAGGGGCCTGACATGTACCATTGACAAGTAGTAAATGGCTTTTCTGTGAAGCATTAATTCATTCCTTAACCATGGATTCTTGGAATTCATTTGAAGCAAACCCCAGTCTTTTACAAAGTCCCAGTACAATTGGTACATAGTTGCTGCACTTGACATGATCACCAGAACACACAGCCATACTACACTCCCATCTTTCTCATAAGCCACTTTGGCACCTGCTGCTAACATTGCTGATACATATTTCCCTAGATTCACTAGGTGGCTTGTCTGCCCTTCATCAAACCATCTCCTAGCACACTGCAAAAGATCAGTTAGAACACATCAGTTCTGCAAAAGATTGGATATCATAACATGCTTCAAGGGAAGAAAACGACAAATGTTTTAAAGTAAATTGCAGTATCAGTCCTTGAGGGCTTCTGAGATTTCCATGAGCCttgttttttaatgtttttttttataaaagttttcaggTTAAGTATCAGTAACTTCACATTTTAGTTATGCCGATATCTGGGATAACAGGGATATATATGGATGTAATGTATTTTGAACAATGAAAAGGGTAATGTAAAAACTTTGCAGAAACTTAAGAAATGTTGATATAACTTActgaatatattttattttacctgCATAGCTCTCCAATAATAGGGGAGAAATGACACTGCATAAGCTAGATCTCTATAGTGTTTTGTCCTCATGCAATATCCATAGTCCTGAGTTTTATAGCTACCAGTTATATAGTAACATGCCACGTACTCAAGGCTCCTGAGCATTGGCACCTACAAAACAATGATACAATTCTCAAAATGAATATTACATTTTCCCCTTAGAGTAAGCTATTCATTAATGGTGAGAAAAAATGTTCACTACCTGACTACAAAGTTGATCAGCCATGAAAAAATCCAGCATGACAACCTAAAAAGAGGAGAGAAGCAGGTGAGGTTATCTCCACAATAATAATTGTTTTTGCTCAATTTTTCCATTGAAATTCTTTTCACTTTTTGGACAACTAGTGCTACTGTGTGTTGTGCCTGATGACATGACTCTACAACGATGATAGTGGGAAACACTACCTTGTAAAGGGGTGACAAAATTATGTTTCTTATCACACAAAGGAAACGGTAACGGCTTGATCGGTATATGATGTTGAAGGGGCACACTAGTATTAATAAGAAGCCCTGCACGTGCAGTAACAATGTAAATTTTTCAGCTGAGATTACACAAGTATTAGACTGAATGTGACAATATTTGATAAACATATTTACCAGAAGAAGAAGTCCTGGAATGTCTTGTACTTTGGCATATGAATACCCTTTTGTGAGTAGAGTCAAATGAAGAAAGGTAACACCAATCACAACACTCATTGCCATGGTGCAAATTAAGAATATATCTCTATACTTGAGTTCCTTGGTAGGAGCCAGCTCAAAAATGAAGCTGTAGTTTATACGAGTTTTTCTCCATGCAAGAATGTTGCAACCGTAAAGAAAGAAATGTAGGAACACAAGGCTGAACATGCTGCAAAGACATGACACAACTTATTGATGTGATAATACTGTGCAAATTTGAATTAAGTCTTTTGGTGTAGGAACCAAGCTTACTTACCTAAGCACAGGGTAGACAGTTTCCATGTACACTGAATTTTGATGTGGTCTATACAAACCAGTCACATGAGCCATTATAGCATATCCCGCAAGAAGTGC encodes:
- the LOC137806216 gene encoding uncharacterized protein encodes the protein MAASALYCGTVFVPPLSLKTPKHVHSLCFNPSNTLFRSRFCATVAAPSLARRVFRVHGLIGDDSETAPEPESPNSEAGATIDLNLPRRSLLVQFTCGVCGERTKRLVNRLAYERGAVFVQCAGCLRHHKLVDNLGLITEYDFREKINIDSESDRV
- the LOC137806214 gene encoding lysine-rich arabinogalactan protein 19 is translated as MAVVFWTLALVCLCFQLPSNAQAPATLPPVQLPPATPAATSPSSSTPPVVTQPPTVVASPPTVSTPPATSPPPPIVAPVTPPAPKVAPASTPTAPPPPTPPKASPVSPPTSPPPLPPPPVATPPPKIAPTPAITPPAPAPVSATPAPAPSKSAPTPSPVPPPPTLAPTPVVEVPAPAPSSHKHRRHRHRHRRHQAPAPAPTIIRKSPPAPPDSTAESDTTPAPSPSLNLNASPSKHQQGRNIWATAGLAVAVLLAVTGYSC